In Takifugu rubripes chromosome 22, fTakRub1.2, whole genome shotgun sequence, the genomic window ATAGGCTTGCACATATTATTTGatgaaaattaattaaatgCTACATTATACACACAGAAGTGTCACTTATGGGGCTACAGGGTGATGCAGAAAGAGCGATCAGGGTGGTTGCCCCAATATTTAACAAGAGTTACACGCCACGccaaaaaaatgatgtttttaaatcagtgtgtttgtgtgcatgtgtgtgtaggggaTTCACTTGACCTGTGTGCTCTGAAAGCCCTGATGGCAGCAAAAGCGAAGCGAAGAAAGCAAGGAACACTGATGGTGGCAGAATGCCCACTCCAACGCTAAATAGTTAAATAGTTGAGTAAAAGTTATTACTTCTACtggaatttaaaataatttaattgcTTCCTTGATTACAGTATTATTAAATTAATGAGCTTAACATGATTATCCTTCACACTCATTGACCTAAAGGAAGCACCATAGCTGAATGCTTGAGCAACACTTCTTAGTTTATGACAGACTCAAATATGATTAGACATATTTTGACAATTCAGTTTCAAACAATTATTtttcatgatttaaaaaaaaaccctgaaaagtATAAATAGATATATGATGATGACTTTGAATAAGAAGACTGTTTTATAATAAGAATTCTAAGATGACAAAGACAGGCGTTTTGGCTTTCATTAATTCTGTAAcaataaatatgcattttagTTGCATTAGTTTGGCATTGGTGTCTAacttattaaaaatgaattaagaAAAACTTTGTTACTGGCCTCACAATCGGAGTGGAGGTAAAGTTTGAATTTGGATCAAATCCCTGATTCTGGTGACAgtgaggtggagggaggtgcaGTGGgctgaataaaataaacacagaaacagcttTGCTCTGGGGTCATTGTGCATAGGAggctggagaacagaggaggaggaacagtaGGCCCCCAAAACATCTGTCTGAACTGGAATGAGCAACAGAAAATGTTCAACTGCACAGTGAGTAGGGAAGACTTCAGCAAACTCTAATAATGCTCCCTATAGCTTAAAATGAATTTTTGCGGTTTTTGACTCACTCTTGCTCCAGATAGTATTTAATCtggatgatttatttattgttattttgtgtGAGTTTTTAACAAATTTATTTTGGACtttcacaaaaaacaaaacaaaacaaaacacctcACTATTGAAATTAAGCATGCAATGTGAGACTGGAGCAGGTAAAAAGTTTCTCTTTATACTTTATAAAATTCTCACCCCACTGTCTACGTCTCGGAACGAGCCTTTACTCCTAACGACGATCAACACcatctttatcatcatcatctgccTCGATAATCACCTGCtatcacgtgcacgtgtgctcgCGAGCCCAATTATCCCGCGTCTCGTTCAGCTGCGCGTGGAGCGGCTCCACTAATGATCCACTTTGATGCGTTCAAACACGCAGATATTGTTTTAATCTACAAATGAGATATTAATGTGGTCACTGTACGTGTCATGAACAAGATCAATTATTTGTGCACGCATTTGTCCGTTGGACCGGGTTTTATTGTCAAGTGTCGGAACTATGAGCGGGGTCATTAGCCAGCGGCTACAGTCACTGCGCCTGCGGGCTCTCCTGCTACCATGTCGGGGGCAGACGGAGAGTCGGACGAGGCAGTTTTCGCTCAGCTGCAGCACCATGGCGACCTTTTCTTCGACACAGTAGGAATTTCATTGACAGTTTTCCGGCCGTTATGTAGTAAACTGTAgagaaaaaaaattgtaaagGTAAAGGGCCCAAAAGTTTGGGATAACGGAGCGCAGGCCAAAGTGACGCGTGTgtataaaattattttaaaagtggGTAACTcgtaaaaaaaaagtgggttaaaaaaaaaaaaatcctaaaatatacatttttctaACGTGAAATTATTAATTCTCAAAAACTGTCTTTTTTGCCAGGGTTCTTCCGGTCCTGAGGATGTTTTTGAGGAGGACAGCtactctccttcctccttctcctccacgtcctccgtCCCGCCTGTGAAGTCGGTGTGCACCTCCTGTAACAAGGACATAGTGGACCGCTACCTACTCAAGGTGACACCGATGATGGAACACAATTTACACGTGTTTTGGATTTCCTGCAAATTCTGGTCCACTGCAACCACGTTATACATGTTATTCAGCAGCGTATTTGCTTTAGACCATCACTTTTATTATCTTAGTTTTGTAATTGTAGTCCAGTAAGGACGCAATTTCTAATAGTCAATTTCTGCTCATCTGTCACGTGTATAGTCAGATTGTAAAGTTGTAAACATGTAATCTCAAACTAAGGTGGCTCACACTGTGTAGGAGAGATCTGGGACTGTGTTCATGGAGCTACACGGATCTATACATATATGACTAAAAAGTCTTAGTATTTGCCGTAAAAGCTACAAATAATCAATTTGTACAGCTACATGTGCGTCCCGCCATCAACAAAATTGTGGGCATGTTTCGTTGCTATATGGGGCTTTGCCACTAGTCGGCGCTAGGacacaatttatttatttcttaggCCCAACGTCTGGTTTTGAGTGAGGGAGATTACAGCTACTTTAAAACTGTAAAAGACTGGCCAATTCACTTGATCAAAATTGTCACTAATTTTAAATTGCCTTTTTACTTGGAATGCATTTATAACCTGATTCTTACATCATCCGTGCTGCATCTGTAGCGCAAACAAGTTTTCCATAACTTTAATTTCATCTTATATATTATCTGTAGCCTTTATTTAATTACCGTGATATTAATTTTGATGATGAGAGATTCATTAAGTCGAGCAACAgtgtctttctgtgtttctgtaagcgtagagttttgttttaaatccaaCCTGCACTGTGGTGAACTATTGAAGTAAGTTGAATGTCACTCTAATTGTCCTGGTGAATTTTAAAATGGTGTATTTTATGTCCACACCAGGTGAATGATCTATGTTGGCACGTTCGCTGCCTCTCCTGCACCGTTTGTAAGACGTCATTGGGCCGACACGTGAGCTGCTACATCAAAGAGAAACAGGTGTTTTGCAAACTCGACTATTTCAGGTGAGTCAGGTGTTTTAGGGATTTTAAATCTAGCTTTCATTCAGCTGAGAGAATAAAATACTGATTTCATGGATTATTGATTAATTTGGGTATTTTAGTAACTGTTTTATTCTCACACATTAAACTTGTCTTATTAAATTGGATAAATTACACACTGACTGAATCTGAACATTTAAAGTTTGGTTCACAATCTCACATTGCCAAATGCTGTGAGTATTTTTGCTTGAATTGCTTTGTTTTCACATCCTTGATGTATTCTGCTTGAAATATTAAGTTATTGAAATGTACATTGGAAGTAAAAAATGTATctaaatttttttaaaagctatAACATTTAATGGAAAATATAAGAAGTTTAATCTTAATGTAAgaaattttatttttagattctaATCTGCACTGTGGATTTAATGACTGTAGTATGAATAATAAAGCACATTCATAAATTGATGCACTGTATTTATAAAACAAGTGGTGCTTTGGGTGATTATCTTGGTTGGCACCAATGGAACATCCTTTAGCTGGACCTGAGAATTGGCACGTTGAAGTAATTTTAGACCAGACTCGGCTTTGATTAGTAGCAGCTGGTCAGAAGGCTCACAGTTTGTCTGCTGTGTGCCTCAGGAGATACGGCACCAGATGTACTCGCTGTGGCCGGAACATCAACTCCAGCGACTGGGTGCGTCGGGTCCGAGGCAGCACCTTCCACTTggcctgcttctcctgctcatCATGTAAACGGCAGCTGTCCACCGGGGAGGAATGTGGACTTCTGGAGAACAGGGTCTTCTGTCGGCCTCACTATGAAATGGTGGTGGAAAATATCAAACGTGCCAAGAAAAATGGTGAGCCTGTTGAATCATGATCTATTTGAAATATTAATGGTTAAGGGGCTCGTGCATGTATTTGGGGTCTGTAATAAGTAATTTATGGTAAAGTTTATCTTCTGGAAGATTCAAAGATGATTCTTAAACAGTTAAAAACTACAATGGCAAAAATGTATCTTGGCATTCGCACCACAATGGTTAAAATCATacataaaacagaaaatgtcctGGCCTTTACTGGTGCAAAATAAAAGCGTAAGACCATCTGCAGGTAATTAGCCTGAGAAttgttttttcattatttttgttttaagagGACTCAAACGATGGGGAAGATATGGGGGATAAGGAGGAGGCCAGCACAACAGCCAGACCTGCTAAAAGGGCCAGAACCAGCTTCACCGTCGACCAGTTACAGGTACTGTACTATGCAGTAAAAGGATAATTGTTTGTTTAATGGATATGTGGCTGGAGCTACGGTGTCAGCCTGAAGATCAGATCATTGGGTTGGTTTAGTGACCAAATCAGTCAAGTATTCTGGTGTAACTGATATATGGGGGAAAATATGGTTTCTGGAACCGTGTAGCTCTTCACTGATGTCAGACATGTTTCACTGCATCTGGATGAGTTGCCCTCTAAAGGCTACTCAACCAGTCTTAGAAATAAATATTCTTTAGTAGTTGGCTACTCTAAGATACAAATGGGAACACCGTGACACTCCCACAGATCTAATCGAGTCCAACCTGGGACACAAATATGTTTGAACAGGTCAAACTGACGTCTCTGCTTTGTTCTAGCACAGTATTATTGGACTAATATGTGCAAGCCTGTTTCCCTCTGTCCAGGTGATGCAAACTCAGTTTGCTAAAGACAGCAATCCTGATGCTCAGACTCTTCAGAGACTGTCAGATCGGACTGGTCTAAGCCGCAGGGTCATTCAGGTACAGCAGCTTTTCTGGGCTGACTCCTGAGCTGCAGAAATATTTAGACTTGCTTTTTTCTTATCTCTTCATAAGAGGAAAGAATTGGACATGTGATCAAAGTATTGTTAATTTAGTGAAACTTATTGTTTTGGTCAGAACTAAACACATCTGACAGAATGTTTTTGAGTTAAACGCATTAAAGTTTAAATGTTTAGAAAGAATGGAATGTATTTTGATGTCGACGGTCATAATTGGAAATATAAACTGCACCTGAAATACATCAAAAACAGTGGTTATTTGGTTAATTCTTTAAATGTCGGATTTCATTGTAAAATATCAAAAATGTTTGAATGCAGATCTGAAAAAATTACTGTAGCCATGTGGTTAATGAAGAAAACCTCAGTCACCAGGTTAATCTGCTGATTCCATGCCACTAAATGCCATAAGATTTAGCtgacagctgacctttgacatgTTGGATCTTATCTGAGCAGTGAAACATTGAACTTCTCAGGAGCTGTAACCAGAAAATACCACTTCCATTCTCCATCCAGGTTTGGTTTCAGAACTGCCGAGCTCGTCAAAAAAAACACATTGGTCCAAATCCTGCCTCCAACTCGGTGATGACATCACTCGCTCCCAGCCCACTGACGCCACCGATAATGGAGGATCTACAATACGCAACTTATATTTCCCCAGATGGACCACTGCTCACTACACTGACTTACATGGATGGTAAAGGTTTAATGTGGCCTCTCCTAGTTGGTTCTCATATGCAGCTATCTCTATAGAGATTTGTCTTGCTGATGGATCAAATCTTTCATTAATTCTGTTGATCTGTATTCTATTTAAATGTGCTCAGGCAGTTTTACAGCTCCACAAGCTTAACCTTTTTTCATTAGACATTTAGACCCTGCGTCCTTACATAATTTTATACTTTAATATACTTTTACTTAAATTTATACTTTAATAAAGAACATTAAGCTTTAAATTCTTTCAGAAATTTTAAGGAATTAAAACCAAtgttcttcctccctcctgtagTGCAAAACCCAGACCCacttctgctgcagccgctgGTTTCCCATCCACTGACGCAGCTAAATCTCAGCTGAGCACCAGTCATCCACCAGTACCTGCTGGGATGGAGACGGTAAACCACAGctggatttaaaataaaatgacttaAAAAAGGAAGGTAAAGGATATCTAGTAGTTTTTAGGGGGAGCCAAAAATGTATTCACAAGTGGAAATGCACAGAACTATGTGGATGAGAATTCTTTTGTTAACTGATGAATTTAtgtatttcatttatttgcagGAATTTAGCTGAGGGATTTAGCTAGAACGTGAATGTACAatttatatttttttcccccagatatTTACATTTCATATATATGGAAATGTTTAAGGACAAAACATGGACTTCTTGGAAGTCCTTGGCCTTGTTATGACATTAAAATCAGCCTAAGTTACTGTTTAAAAACATTACTcaaactgtttttcttctttcagtgCCCATCTTTTGTCCTCGAGATGACCTTTAATTTAGAATGAAAGTCTACTTTAATATAACAACATGATGTGTATGTTTCCTTTGATTGTTAATGTGAAGTGACTGATGCCATGTATAAACTGCATGCTGCAAAATGATGCCTGCCAACCTGTTGCTTCTTTCCTGCTGACATTTCTGGGTTCAATAAAAATGGTTTAATTTGTGATTGTCATGACACAACCTAATCTAATTAGAGTTGTTCTGATTACCGTAGAGGATCTGTTAAAAACCTGACACTAATCTGAGTTATCAGATCGAATTTGGCATTTAAACATATTACTTGCACGGCTGAGAAACACGTCTGCACATCACAGCATGTGTGATATACTTCAGTCTAGATGACATGATGTGAGGTAATGTGTAGCTGCTCTAATTTGGTTGAAATCTAACGGAAGCATTTTCAGCTTGAAGCTCCCAATTGCCATATGTCTGATGTCAGTCCGTTGCAATTTGCagaaatcttttattttatttttcatttacatgCAAATTTCAAATTGAACTGAATCTCGTCTGCACGTCTGCACATTTGGGATGACGCACGGAACAAAGCTTAAATCAGATCAGTGTTTTAAAATGGCCTTTCTATATTAAAGTCCAATGACCAGTTTTGGTCCTAAATGAATAACAAGGTCAAAATGTACTACATACTCACAAGAGAAAAGTTCTGGAGGGCAGTCTTGACTTGGGACAACAATAACACTTGATGTTGGTATTTTCTGAAAACGGGTATAAATATTTCTAAAGCAcaattattaacattattacTGGAAGAAATGCATTTTCTTGTGACAAACATGAAAAGATATAGATGAAAGAATTTTATTCCCACGGTTGCATTTTCTTTACCAAGCTCATCTGTCAATAAgaacaagataaacacaataaaaaacaagATATTATTAGAATGTTAGACACCCACATCTGGTCGATTATGCGACACAACAATTTCACAAAAGCGCAGATTTGCCGTCATTTagatctggggaaaaaaaacagaatcgTCTGAATAACTCTCACAACTGAATAGTTAAATGCTGAATAATTTACAGTTCGCGCTTTTACGTTATTGACTCGTTTTTAATAGACGCAATTGcaaagatttattttgaaaagacgGTGCCCGGAAGTTACGCGTGTCGCGTGGCATACGGGGCAGGAGAGAAGGAGCCTTCCACCGACGATAGCACACTGTAAACATTACCGACCTGGGTGACTGGTTCCAGCCCTTGGGATGGAATTATAAGGTAAACTTGGTAGTCAATATACCTacatcttttgtctttttggtATTGTCATATGTGCCCTTCTAAATTAGTAAAGATCTCTGGTTCTAGCCTCTGATCTCAGACCTGATGCTTACAGGAAGCGGTTTTGGTTATGCTAAACATCGGCTAATTTCTTTGGCTTTTTTAATACACTTTATTGGATATCTCATCACTAATGTGTTCTGTAGGAGTGACTTGTATATTCTTTTGGAACGTATTAGCGCAAACATTCATCTTTTCAACGAGCTTCCCAAACACCCAGTGTTTTGTTGCTAGCACTTTAGCGTACCAAattctttttacatttaatacATTAAATCGTGGCCCAAAATAACGTTTTCTATATTTGGTTCTTTCGCGCTTTTCGCATACATTGACAAAGTTCCTTTGAACCTAAACCATGCCTTTATCACTTAAAACTGCGATACTCTACTAAACTAGCTAACTTCCTAGCCGGATCTGTCTATCTGCTGGACACCACAACAAATACATGAAGTTATGCTGTGGATGCTGTTTAAAACAACTTTAACTTAAAAATAGCATGTTTGAAAATGTTATCTTGACAGCGCTCCTTTATACAGTTATTTactgtgtgttttcatattGCTTCATAACCATATTGTCTTACCGACAGCTGACCCACAGTAGAACATTTAGTAGACAATGGTGAGAATATTATAATTTGTAGAAGGAAAGTGGGTCTGAAAGTgcagcttttttctttcatttccccGTGTAACTGAACACCTGAGCAACAAACTGCAGAAGTATTCAGGAATTGGGAAGTTAAGAACTCACAAAAATGAAATTATCTATTTAGATAATTTCCCAACGTTTTATTGCCATTTTTGTTCTTGTTGTATtctgctttaaatttaaaagtAACATATCAGCCAGTAAAATTAATTTTCAGTTTACGTGAAATACACAGCTGAAATCAAAGTAGACTGGGCAATTAACGgctataaatgttttttttttgttatgcaCTGTGGTTGCCTACAGTGAACAACTGTCTCAGCTGTAGTTTAGTTTGatagacagactgactgacagtAGTATAACAtgttctgttttctttgcaGATTAACATCAAAGTGTGGGACCCAACATTGTTGATCAGTGTATGGAAGCAAAGCCAATGCGCAGGTAAGGTTTAATCTGTTAGAAATATTTAGATGATGCTTCAGAAACCACCTGTGGCACTTAAAAAGCCTTTAATTGCTGATGATTTGCTGTTACCCACAATGCGCCCTCAGTTTAATACTAATCATCACAATCTCTACCACACACATACTTGGGTTATTATAAAAGAACAAGAACAGTATTCTTACTCCTGCTGTAGAACTCAATTGCTTTGATCTGTTTATATGCTTTGGTGTCTGACTGTAACAAATAATGCAGGAAACAGCATGAAACGTTACTCAATCCTTCCAGACGATTTTAAAAATAACCTGTTCTTGACATGCAACGCACTTGTTGACCTGCTCACATTTCCAGGCAACTTGGACAAGGCGTAGGCGTAATTGTATCAGCATGAGCTTTAAAATTAGCTTGCAATAAAACGGCAGCAGAGAGTGTACTGGACAGCAGCCATACTTGAGTGAGAATATGTGAAGATAAATTGCTGATTTCCAAGAGCTCTTTTTCAGTGGCTTTACATTAatgtttattatcattattcatTAACACTCATTATTTGCATCATAACTACTTATAACCTAAAGATATACATTTAACACAACAGTAAATTTTGCTTATGCTGATATTCCAATTCTGTCAGTCTCGGTTCACCTTTAAGCACTACTGGTAGCACTGGTTTGGAATAGTTTCCATTTTAATGTGTAGTCTTTTTTATTCACTTTTGAGGGTCGGAAAACTACAATAATAACCTGGCAActtgtacatttttaaatgttcaatAATGTTAACAAAGGGCAATAGTTATGTTGAAGACAAAACGATGTCAAATTTGAGCGATTTTTAGATATTTGTGCCATCACAGATAGTTTTATAGTCAAATGTTCTCAAATTTGTAATTGCTTTATCAGACTGAGTGAAAGTTTTGAATAGATCTTTAGACTTGGATAATGATGAAAGTACTTAATTCACCGCATTTGTTCCTAAAATTGCTCATTCGGGATCAGCCAGTTACCTGTTAGATTGATGTTTAGGGCCACCAGTGCACGCCAAGACACCACTGGAATGGACATCACCAGCCGCTGTACTCTGGGGGACCCTAATAAGCTCCCTGAAGGGGTCCCCCAGCCAGCACGCATGCCCTACATCTCAGACAAGCACCCACGGCAGACCCTAGAGGTGATCAACCTGCTGAGGAAACACCGGGAGCTCTGTgatgtggtgctggtggtgggtgCCAAGAAGATTTACGCTCACCGTGTAATCCTGTCGGCCTGCAGCCCCTACTTCAGGTACCCAGAGGCAGTATTTCTCTCCTAGCCACTCAGTTGGTGTAATAATGATGACGATAAGAGTGTTATTTTTAATGTCCCGTTCAGGGCGATGTTCACTGGCgagctggcagagagcaggcagacagaagtGGTTATCCGTGATATTGATGAGCGAGCCATGGAGCTGCTTATTGACTTTGCTTACACGTCACAGGTAACCCAATTTATTACACGCAAGAAAAAAATgcctaaactaaaaaaaaaatacaaaacaaatggAAGAGGTGGCTTTGTGTAATGACAGGCAGGCATTGTGCACTTGGTAAATGAATATTAAATGTTACTTAATTTCATCATTGATCACCATTTAATCTGAGGAAAACACGTAAAAAAAAGTTGTCTAAAACAGAGGCCAAACATTTACTACTCATCACAACACAGCAGTGGTGGTTCCAATAACAATAGGGACCAATTCTGAGAAGGCAGTTAAGGATAATTGCTGATGATCAATAGGAAGGATGGCAGAGTAAGAGTGACTAGCATTATAAATACTATAAGGTCAAAAGTGTCTCCCCCACGCCCAGGTGACTGTTGAGGAGGGAAACGTCCAGACGTTACTTCCTGCCGCTTGCCTTCTCCAGCTGGCTGAGATTCAAGAGGCCTGCTGTGAATTCCTGAAGAGGCAGCTTGATCCTTCCAACTGTCTGGGAATCAGGGCctttgcagacacacactcatgtcGCGAGCTGCTCCGCATCGCTGATAAGTTCACCCAACACAACTTCCAGGAGGTAAAAAAGTTTTATTCCAGAAAGGTTTCTCATTAAGTCCTAATGGCTTAAAAATTGGTTGGTCTTTTCAGTTTTTTGTGTTGGATATGTGATTTTGAACTTTGCAGTGAATCAATCTGGCAAACGGACAAGTCACATCCTTACTTAAACAATTCCACACTTTCTTTACAAGATACAACAATTCCCCTTGAAATTTCCTAATAGTAGTACTCTTGGTTTTAGAAAATTCAACTGAACTTCTGTTAGTTTTCCAGAGATGCTTCATTTCTTATTGTTCTCTAGTTCTAGATTACATGGTGGCAATCCCAGAGTTTTATATGGTGCTGATTTACTGAATGCTGTCATTAGTGGTCATTGGTGGTAATTAGCATTATGAATGGGGTGGATCATCCTGGTCATCGTCTGATTCTTTCTTCTCTGGTCAAAACATGAACAATACTGTCTTCAAATAAGTGTCCCTTGTCTTTGAGTCGTAATTGGACAGCTGAATCCTGTCCTGAGGAGCTGTCTCCTGTGTTGGGCCATGTGTCCGTGCAGGGGCTGTTTAGTCTCACGAATAAACAGCTCAGTAGATTCTTCTCTGCGCCGGACAGAATAAACCAAGTTACTCTTTTTATGGTGTTTTGCCCTGAGGGTGGACCagtctctgtctgagggtgtttcCAGGTTTAAAATGAACAGGGAGGTTGTTGAAAATCCTGGGCTAAAGGAAGTCCAATCAATTTTTCTTAAGCCAAAAATTCAACATAACATAACAAACATTCATCGACATCCCTAATAACTTTGTAATTAATTGTGCCTTTATGatgtaatattaaaaaaaaataataaagtgacTCATGCAAGGTAGCCATCTTTAATCCCAGTAGCATTAGACATACCGGTAAGTGTTCCCCTGCTGACACACTGCTCTGATGTCATAGGTCATGGAAAGTGAAGAATTCATGCTGCTGCCTGCCAATCAGTTGATCGATATAATTTCCAGCGATGAGCTCAATGTTCGGAGTGAGGAGCAGGTTTTTAACGCCGTGATGGCCTGGGTCAAGTACAGCATCCAGGAACGCCGACCACAGCTTCCCCAGGTTACTGCTCACCGTTCACCGCTTCCGTCGCCGGTTCTGTTTCATGATTGATTTAAGAAAGATACCTGTTTTGGGGTGTAACGTGTTGCATGTGATCTGTAGGTGCTGCAACATGTTCGCTTGCCACTCCTCAGTCCCAAGTTCCTGGTGGGAACCGTTGGGTCGGACCCCCTCATTAAAAGTGACGAGGAATGCAGGTGGGTTTAGAAGTTTTTGGTTTTCCCAAAGTCAAACCATGTAAAAGAAAATGGCAACAGCCTCTCAAATGTAACGTCAATGCTGTTTTTCAGAGACTTGGTTGATGAAGCGAAGAACTACCTGTTGCTGCCACAAGAAAGGCCGTTGATGCAGGGGCCCCGAACCAGGCCCAGGAAACCAATCCGCTGCGGAGAGGTCCTGTTTGCAGGTCGGCGTGACACAAAACCTTCCTGTGTGTCAGATCTAAAATCTGAATCTAAAATTTGAGACAATCTTCGTGATGGTCTCCTCTCTGGTGACGCCCCCCCTCTTGGGTCTTTGTCTCGTAGTTGGCGGTTG contains:
- the klhl20 gene encoding kelch-like protein 20; protein product: MEAKPMRRATSARQDTTGMDITSRCTLGDPNKLPEGVPQPARMPYISDKHPRQTLEVINLLRKHRELCDVVLVVGAKKIYAHRVILSACSPYFRAMFTGELAESRQTEVVIRDIDERAMELLIDFAYTSQVTVEEGNVQTLLPAACLLQLAEIQEACCEFLKRQLDPSNCLGIRAFADTHSCRELLRIADKFTQHNFQEVMESEEFMLLPANQLIDIISSDELNVRSEEQVFNAVMAWVKYSIQERRPQLPQVLQHVRLPLLSPKFLVGTVGSDPLIKSDEECRDLVDEAKNYLLLPQERPLMQGPRTRPRKPIRCGEVLFAVGGWCSGDAISSVERYDPQTNEWRMVASMSKRRCGVGVSVLDDLLYAVGGHDGSSYLNSVERYDPKTNQWSSDVAPTSTCRTSVGVAVLGGYLYAVGGQDGVSCLNIVERYDPKENKWTRVASMSTRRLGVAVAVLGGFLYAVGGSDGTSPLNTVERYNPQENRWHTVSPMGTRRKHLGCAVYQDMIYSVGGRDDTTELSSAERYNPRTNQWSPVVAMTSRRSGVGLAVVNGQLMAVGGFDGTTYLKTIEVYDPDANTWRLYGGMNYRRLGGGVGVIKMTHCESHIW
- the LOC101075548 gene encoding LIM/homeobox protein Lhx8-like isoform X2, with the protein product MFNCTGSSGPEDVFEEDSYSPSSFSSTSSVPPVKSVCTSCNKDIVDRYLLKVNDLCWHVRCLSCTVCKTSLGRHVSCYIKEKQVFCKLDYFRRYGTRCTRCGRNINSSDWVRRVRGSTFHLACFSCSSCKRQLSTGEECGLLENRVFCRPHYEMVVENIKRAKKNEDSNDGEDMGDKEEASTTARPAKRARTSFTVDQLQVMQTQFAKDSNPDAQTLQRLSDRTGLSRRVIQVWFQNCRARQKKHIGPNPASNSVMTSLAPSPLTPPIMEDLQYATYISPDGPLLTTLTYMDVQNPDPLLLQPLVSHPLTQLNLS
- the LOC101075548 gene encoding LIM/homeobox protein Lhx8-like isoform X1, which encodes MSGADGESDEAVFAQLQHHGDLFFDTGSSGPEDVFEEDSYSPSSFSSTSSVPPVKSVCTSCNKDIVDRYLLKVNDLCWHVRCLSCTVCKTSLGRHVSCYIKEKQVFCKLDYFRRYGTRCTRCGRNINSSDWVRRVRGSTFHLACFSCSSCKRQLSTGEECGLLENRVFCRPHYEMVVENIKRAKKNEDSNDGEDMGDKEEASTTARPAKRARTSFTVDQLQVMQTQFAKDSNPDAQTLQRLSDRTGLSRRVIQVWFQNCRARQKKHIGPNPASNSVMTSLAPSPLTPPIMEDLQYATYISPDGPLLTTLTYMDVQNPDPLLLQPLVSHPLTQLNLS